The Ruania halotolerans genome contains the following window.
CATCCCGGCCTTGACGTACCGGTGTCCCAGATGGCTGGCGAGCGCGTCGGTGGCGTCGCGGATCTCCCGCTCACCGGAGCAGAAGACCAGGATGTCCCCGGGGCCGGCGGCCATCAGCTCGTCCGCGGCGAGGCAGATACCGGTGGACTGGTCGATGGCGTCCTCTGCATGGCCAGCACCGACGGGCGGTGAGGGGGTGGGAGAGGGGGCTCCGCCGTCGGGGGTATCCGTGCCGGTGGCACTCTCGTCCTCGAGATCGGGCACCAGCGGCCGGTACCGCACCTCCACCGGGTAGGTACGCCCGGAGACCTCGATCACCGGCACCCGCCCCTGGCGTGAGTGCGGCCCTTCTCGCTCATTTGCTGAGATATGGCCGAGATTGGCCGCACTCGCTGGCGTGATGGCCGAGGCGAAGTACTCCGCGAACCGCTCGGAGTCGATCGTGGCGGAGGTGACGATCACCTTCAGGTCGGGCCGCTGGGGGAGCAGCTGGTGCAGGTAGCCGAGCAGGAAGTCGATGTTCAGGGACCGCTCGTGCGCCTCGTCCACGATGATCGTGTCGTACCGGCGCAGCAGCGGATCCCGCTGGATCTCGGCGAGCAGGATCCCGTCGGTCATCACCTTGATCAGCGTGGTCGGCGAGACCTGGTCGGTGAACCGCACCTGGTAGCCCACCACGCCGCCGAGTTCTACGGCGAGTTCTTCGCTGAGCCGTTCGGCCACTGTGCGAGCGGCGATCCGGCGCGGCTGGGTGTGCCCGATCGTGCCGTGGATGCCGCGACCCAGCTCGAGGCAGATCTTCGGGATCTGGGTGGTCTTCCCGGACCCGGTGGCCCCCGCCACGATCACCACCTGATGGTCCCGGATGGCGGCGGCGATGTCTTCTGCCCGTGCGCTGACCGGCAGCTGAGCGGGGTAGGAGATCGGCGGGAGTGCGGCCTCCCGTTGGGCGATGACTTCCGGCGACGGCGGCCGGTAGCCCTGGCGCGGCCTGCCGGGGTTTCGCTTCTGGTCACCAGGGCGGTCAGTGGGCTGGCCGCTACGCCGGGGCTTCCCGCGGGGTCGACGGCGTCGGGGCGCCTGGTCGCGGCGCTCCCGGTCTGGGCGGGGGGTGGTCTCGCTCACTCGTTTCGCTGGCTCGGGTTCGGAGTTGGCACGGGCTCGGCCCATTCTCCCTGATGTGTCAGCACCATTTCCCGGGCAGCGGTTGCTGGGTCCCGATCTGCCAAGTGTGACCGGTACCACAGGCCGATTGATCGCGAACTTCGCCGACATGGGAACAGGTGAGCGAAGGTCGCTGTTGCTGCGTTCATGACCTCCCCTGCCCCGACCCGGGAGCGCCTCGGTTTCGGTTTCGTGCTGCTGCTGGCCGCGCTCGTCGCGATCGGACCTCTGACCATTGACCTCTACCTGGCGGCGTTCCCCGAGATCGTCACCGATCTGGAGACCTCCCAGGCCAAGGTTCAGCTCACCATGACGGCGACCTTGGCAGGGCTCGCCGTCGGGCAGCTGGTGATCGGCTCGCTCTCGGACTCCTACGGCCGGCGGCGGCCGCTGCTGATCTCCTTGGCGGTCTACGTGCTCACCTCGCTTGCCATCATCGGCGTGCAGAATGTGGAGATACTGACGGCGCTGCGGGTAGTGCAAGGACTCACCGGCGGCGCAGGCATGGTCCTCGCCCTGGCGGTGGTGCGGGACAGGTTCGGCGGCATGGGCATCGGCACGGTGATCTCCCGGTTGATGCTGGTGGTCGGGGTCGCTCCGATCTTGGCGCCGACGTTGGGCGCGCAGATCCTGCTGTTCGGGAACTGGCGGATGATGTTCGCGGTCCTGGCCGGGTTCGGGGTGCTGCTGTTGATCGTGGCCGGCGTCTTCCTCAAGGAGTCGTTGCCGCGCGAGCTCAGGCGCAGTACCGGAGTGAAGGCAGCACTCGGTTCCTACCGCTCCCTGGCCACGGACTGGTCCTACATCGGCGCGGTGCTCATGGGGGCCTTCTTCATGGGCGCGATGTTCACCTACGTCTCCTCCTCAACATTCGTCTTCCAGGAGGGCTTCGGGCTCACCGCGAGCGAATTCGGTTACATCTTCGGCGCAGGGGCACTGGCCGTGACTGCTGGATCGCAGATCAATGGCGCGCTGGTACGCAGGATCCGGCCCGAGCGAATCGTGACCGTGGCCATCGCGACCGGGTGGGTGCTCGCCCTGGCGTTGTTCGTGGTGGCACTCTCAGTCGGCGAAGGTGAGGGCTTCTGGCCGTTGCTGGCGCTGCTCGTGCCGACGTTGGGCACCGTGGGCTTCGTGCTGCCGTCGGTGCCGGCGATCGTGCTGGAGCACAACGGTCACCGAGCAGGCTCGGCCGCCGCATTGAACGGCGCCATGGGATTCGTGATGGGCGCGCTCATCTCTCCCGTGAGCGGGTTGTTCGGTGGCACCGCGGCGGCGATGGCCGGGGTGATGTTCGCGGTGATCACGATCTCTGCTGTGCTGCTGATCGCCGTGCGGCGCCAGTGGCGGCGCACCGAGCAGGGCCTGGACCTGACCAGGACTGCTCAGCCGGCCGACCGGCCGACGCCGAGCGTCGCAGCCGCGGAGCCGGCGGCGACGCCCCAGCCGAGCACGGACGCAGCTCGCCGCTGATCTCGCCGCCTGGCGGTCTCTGCCTGTCTGACCGGCTGCCTGTCTGCCGACATGGCCGGCTCCGCCTGCCTACCGGACTGACTCTGGAGGCCTGCGGCGTGGCCACGGCGACCCTTCGCCGTCGTGCGCAAGGACGTACGGCTCATCCCCCACCTTCGCCTGCTCGAACGCCAGCCGTTCCTTGAGCTCGCTGAGCACCTCGGCGTACTTCGGATCGAGCGCGCGATTGTGTAATTCGTCCGGATCGCGCTCGAGGTCGTACAGCTCCCATTCCGGAGCGAACACGTTCTGCCGGGTGCCGGGCAGGCCGAGCCCGTCGTTGTAGAAGTAGATCAGCTTGTACCGCTGCGTGCGGATCCCGTAGTGGGCGAGTGCGCTGTGCGCGCCGTCGTCGTTCTCCCAGTAGCGGTAGTAGAACGCCTGATCCTGCGGCGGGGGCAACTCCTCGCGCAGATCGGTGAAGAAGCTCTCGCCCTGCATCCCCGGATGCGGCTCCACCCCGGCCGCCTCCAGGAAGGTGCGGGCCAGGTCGACGTTCGTGATGAACCGCTCGCTGCGCCGCCCGGCAGGCAGTGCCGCCGGGTAGCTGACCAGCATCGGCATCCGGATGGAATCCTCGTACATGAACCGCTTGTCGAACCACCCGTGATCACCGAGGAAGAAGCCCTGGTCCGAGGCATAGGTGAGAAGGGTGTCCTCGAACAGGCCACGGTCGGTGAGGTGGTCGATCAGCCGCCCGACGTTGTCGTCCACCGAGGCCACGCACGCGAGGTAGTCCTCCATATACCGCTGGTACTTCCACAGGGCCGCCTCTGCATAGGTCAGTCCCTGCGGTGGGTCCTGTTTGAGATCCTCCCGGGTGAGGTGGTCGGCGATCCGCATCGCCGCCCGATGCGCCGCGAGCCCGCGCGTGTCGTAATCGTCGGTGAACGTGGCGGGCACCGGGATCGGGTCTGAGTACATTCCGGCATGTTTCTCGTCCGGCTCCCAGGGCCGGTGCGGTGCCTTGTGGTGTACCAACAGACACCAGGGTGCGTCCGGATCCTCCTCGTGCTGGCGATCCAGCCACTCCAGGGCCAGGTCGGTGATCACATCCGTGGCGTACCCCTCGCGGCGCCGCTCACCATCGGGGCTGAGGAACAACGGGTCGACGTACTCGCCCTGACCGCCGCTGCCGGAGAGGACCTCCCACTCGTCGAACCCGCGTGGGTTGTGCCCTTCTCCTTCGCCCAGGTGCCACTTTCCGAAGATCGCAGTGCGATACCCGGCGTCCCGCAACTGGGAGACGAAGGTCGGCAAGCGGTTGTCGATCGGGGTGGCGAGGGTGGTCACCCCGTTCACGTGGGAGTAGGTACCGGTGAGAATCGAGGCCCGGCTCGGGGTGCAGATGGAGTTGGTGCAGTAGGCATGCTCCATCACCCAGCCGGCAGCGGCGATCCGGTCGATCTGCGGGGTGGTGTTCACCACCGAGCCGTAGGCGCCGACGGCGTGCGAGGCATGGTCGTCGGTGAGGATCATCAGGATGTTCGGTCGCCGGTTCGGCATCGGTACGTCCTTTCCTTCGCCAATCGACGGGTACACGTCGCGGTGCGGGCCATCGGCGCGCGGCGTGAGATCTACCCCGATTGTGCACAAGCCATCACTAGAGGGCGTTGGCCCGGGCCACCTGGCCGAACCAGCGGGCGCTGGGTTTGGGGGTGCGCTCGAACGTCTCCCGGTCCCACTCCACCAGCCCGAAGGTGGGCCGGAACCCGCTCGCCCACTCGTAGTTGTCGAGCAGACTCCAGTGCAGGTACCCGCGTACGTCGATCCCGTCTTCAATGCATGCATGCACCCCTGCCAGGGCACCTTCGGTGTAGGCCACCCGGCGGTCGTCGTCGGCAGTGGCGATCCCGTTCTCGGTCACCAGGATCGGGATCTCATCGGCCAGCTCCCAGGCGCTGCGGATGCCCAGCTCGGTGGCCGGCGGGAAGAACTCCCACCCGGTGAGCGTGGTCTCCACGTCCTCGCGCACGGGAACTGGGCCGTCCGGGCCGATGAACGTACGGGTGTAGGCCTGCACGCCGACGAAGTCGTCCCCGGCGGACTGTTCCAGGTACCAGAAGTCGCGGGGGTAGCCGTACTCCTGCAACTTCTCCGCGCTACCCTCCTCCTCGAGCGCGTGGAACGCCTGAGTGGCCACGGTCCAGCCCGAGCGCAGATGCGCCGCCGAGGCGAGGATCTCCCGGCTGCGGTGGTGCGACGCGAGCAGTTGGTCGGCCACATGCAGATCCGGGTTCGGCAGTCCGTGCGCCACCAGGTTGCGCGCATCCTCCCCACCGGCGAGCATCGCGGCGATATTGGGCTCATTGATCGTGCACACGTAGCGCACGTCGTCGAGGATGCCCAGCACGGTCTCGGTGTACCGGGCGAACAACTCGGGTGCGTCCTCGGCACGCCAGAAGCCATCCTGTTCGAACCAGCGCGGCACAGTGAAGTGCATCAACGTGACCACGGGTTCGACGGCGTTTTCCAGGCACGTATCGATCATCCGCCGGTAGTGCGCCAGCGCGGCGCGGGAGACGTGCCCTCGCTCGGGTTCGATCCGGGACCATTCGATGCTGAACCGGTAGGCGTTCAGGCCCAGGTCAGCGGCCATACGGATGTCGTCGCCGTAGCGGTGGTAGCTGTCCGCGGCGTCCCCGCTCGGCTCCACGATCTGCGTACCGTCAGCGTGCTCGTGCTTCCACCAGTTGGCGTTGATGTTGTTGCCCTCAACCTGGTGGCCGGCCGTGGCCGCGCCCCAGAGGAAGCCGTCGGGAAAGTGCAGCACTGGTTCTCCGTTCGTTCGTGTGTGGTGGTGCGCTCGCGCGAATCATCCGGTGGTGGCAGCCGCCAGCGTTCTCATGCGGCGGGGTGCACCCGTGCGGGGTTCGGGATGGCATCCAGCAGACGTTCGGTATAGGGATCCTGCGGGGAACGCATCACCTGGGCGGTGGGCCCGCGCTCCACGATCCGGCCGCCGTTGAGCACAAGGATCTCGTCGGTGACCATCCGGGCACTGAGCAGGTCATGGGTGATGTACAGCAGGCTCACGCCCCATTCGGTGCGCAGGTCACGCACGAGGGAGAGCACACCCGCGCGTAGCGACACATCGAGCATCGAGACCGGCTCGTCGGCAACGATCACCTGCGGGTCACAGGCGAGCGCCCGGGCGATGACCACCCGCTGGCGCTGGCCGCCGGAGAGCTGATGCGGCAGTTTGGCCGCGAACTCCTCCACGGGGTTCAGGCCCACGGTGTCCAACAGCTCCAGCACCCGACGGCGAGCCTCCCGTCGATCCCGGTCCGTCAAGTTCACGACCGGCCGGGTGAGTGTGTACTCCACGGTGTGCAGCGGGTTCAGGGCCGCGTACGGGTCCTGGAAGACCATCTGGACATCCCGGTGGAAGCGGCGCAGGCCACGGCGCCGGAGCCTGCCGACGTCGATGTCACCGAAGCCGATGCTGCCGGCCGTCGGACGTTCCACACCGGTGATCATCTTGGCGATGGTGGATTTCCCGCTTCCGCTCTGCCCCACCAGCGCCAAGGCGGCGCCCGGTTCGAGGGTGAACGACACGTCGTCGACAGCGTGCACGGTGGCGGCGCCACGGCGAGGGGGTGGGTAGGTCTTGCTCACCCCGTGCACGCTCAGGGTGGTGTCTGCGGTGGTCATCGTGCGCCCCGAACCGGCACGCCCCGGGCTCGTCAGTCTGGAATTGGTGCGTCCTGACCTGGTGCTTGCGGCACCCGGGCCGCCGGCGGAACTGGGGTCTGCCGGCCCCTCGCCACCGGCAGTCTCCCGGGGAGAGCTGCCTTCGCCGTCGGGTCCTTCGTTCGCCAGCGCAGCCTCATTCTCCAGGCCAGCCTCATTCTCCAGGCCCGGCAGGGTGACCACCTCGGCACGCGGATCGGCGTAGTGGCTCAGCAGCATCTGTGTGTACGGGTGCTCGGCGCGATGCAGGATCTGTGCGCTCGGGCCGTTCTCGACGATCTCACCCTCGTGCATCACCAGCACCCGCGAGGTGGACTCGAGCACGGTGCCCAGATCGTGACTGATCAGCATGGCGGTGAACCCTTCGCGGCGCTGCAACTCGCGAATGGTCTCCATCACGGCGTGCTGGACGAGGACGTCCAGGGCGGTGGTGGGCTCGTCGAAGACCATCACCTGCGGTTCCAACGACAGGGCCAGCGCGATCGTGACCCGCTGGCGCATCCCGCCGGAGAGCTCTCCGGGGTAGCGGTCCAACACGGATGGGTCCAACTCGACCTTCTGCACCAGGTCCATGGCGCGGGCACCGCCCTGCCCGGCCGGGACGTGCCCGTGTGCGGCAAAGATGTCAGCGAAGTGGTGCCGGATCGTGCGCACCGGGTTCAGTGCGTTCATCCCGGACTGCAACACCATCGCGAACCCGCCCTGCCGCTGCGCGCGCAGCTCCTCGGCCGAGAGCGGGGCGATGTCGCGCCCGTCGACGACGATCCGCCCGGCCGAGATGCGGGCCGGCGGCTTGGCCAATTTGGTGAGGGCGAACCCCAAGGTGGACTTGCCCGACCCGGACTCGCCCACCAGGCCGACGAACTCGCCGCGATCGATCGTGAACGAGACGTCCTTGACCGCCTCGGTGACCGGGGCGCCCACGGGCTCATAGACGACGGAGAGGTTCTCCACCTGGACGATCGGGTCCGTGTGTCCCTGCGGGCTCGGGTGCGTGCCTGCCGTCGTGCTCATCGCCCTGTGCTCCCTTCGCGAAGGCGCGGATTGCTGATGCCATCGATGCCGAAGTTGATCAACGTCAGCGAGGTGGCGAACAGCGAGATGCACAGGCCGGGCGCCACCAGGAGCGCCCATTGCCCGGTGAGCAGGGCGTTGGAGTTCTGTGCCCAGAAGAGCATCGTTCCCCAGCTCACCACGGTGCTATCGCCCAGGCCGAGGAACTCCAGCCCTGCCTCGGCGAGAATTGCCGCCGTGGCCGAACCGAAGAACCCGCCGGCGATGATGGAGGTCATATTCGGCAGGATCTCGCGGAAGATGATCCGGCCCGGGCGCTCGCCGGAGAACCGGGCGGCCGTCACGAAGTCCCGGGAGCGCAGCGAACTGGTCTGGCTGCGCAGCACCCGGGCCCCCCAGGCCCAGCCGGTGATCGCGATGACCACGATGATGATCGAGATGCCGCCGTTGCTCAGATAGGTGGCGATCACGATCATCAGCGGCAGCCCGGGGATCACCAGGAACAGGTTGACCACGAAGTTGATCACCTCGCCGAGCCAGCCAGTCACATACCCCCAGCTCAGCCCGACCAGGACCGCGATGGCGGTGGCGATACCGCCCGCACCGAACCCGACCAGCACGCTGATCCGGGCTCCGTAGATGATCTGGCTGAGTACGTCCTCACCGGCCGCAGTGGTGCCGAGCCAGTGCGCACTGGTGGGGTCGAGGTTGCGTTCGAAGGTGTTGTCCGTGGGGGAGTAGGGCGCCACCAGTGGCGCCAGGGCGGCCATCAGGAGGAAAACGCCCAACAGAATCAGGCCGGCCCGGGCCTTGCGGTTCCCCCAGATGGTGCGCATCGCACGGGAGAGGCCGGCGAAGGTGCCGGGGCCGTCCTGGTCGGGTTCGACGGCGGTCGGCGCGAGGGCGCTGGAACTGGTGTTCTGGCTCATCGTCGGGTCCTTGGGTCGAGTACGCCGTAGAGCAGGTCGACGATGAGGTTCGCCACCAGCACGCTGACGGTGATCATCAGGAAGAGGGCCTGCATGAGCGGGTAGTCCTGCCCGATCACGGAGTTGAAGAGCAGGTAGCCGATGCCGGGATACTGGAAGACCTGCTCCACCAGGATCGATCCGCCGACCACGCCGCCGAGGGCGAGGCCGAAGCCGGTGAGATTCGGCAGGATCGCGTTGCGGGCCGCGTAGCGCAGTGCCACGGTGCGACCGCGCAGCCCGTTCGCCTCGGCGAAGGTCACGTAGTCCTCGCCGAGGGTATTGATCATGGCGTTGCGCATCCCGATGATCCAGCCGCCCAGGGAGGTCACGAGCATCGTGACCGCCGGCAGGATGGCGTGATAGAGCGCATCGCCGATGAATGTCAGGCTCCACTCGGGCCAGGCGGTCGGGGAGAAGGCACCGGAGGTGGGGAACCAGTGCAGGCCGTACCCAAGGAAGAACAACAGCAGCAGCGCCGTCCAGAAGTACGGGAAGGTGTTGATGAAGCTCCCCGAGACAGTCGGCAGTGCATCGAGCCAGCTACCGCGCCGCCACGCGGCGAGCACCCCGAGAAGGGTTCCGAGGCAGAACGCCAGCACGGTCACCGCACCCACCAGAATCAGGGTGTAGGGGAGGGCATCGCCCACCAGCTCCGCTACCGGCTGCGGGTAGAACGTGTACGAGACGCCGAAGTCGAGCCGGACCACCTGCCCGAGATAGGTGAGGTACTGCTCGATCAGGTTGCCGTCCGGGATGCCGAGCTGGGCTTCCACGGCCGCCCGGGTGGCCTCGTCGACGGGGCCATTCTGGGCGAGCCGGGCGACCGCGGCGTCTGCCGGATCGCCCGGCATCATCCGGGGCAGAGCGAAGTTCAGCGTGACGGCGGCCCACAGGGTGAGGGCGAACAGGCCGAACCTGCGTAGTGCATACCGCATCGGCTCTACTGGACCGGCTCGAGTCGAGTCAGGATCAGCAGTGGGGCCGAATCCCAGGTCTGCGGCGAGGCGTAGGGATCCTCCGCGCTGGGCCAGCCGGTGAAGCGGCCATCGTTGAACAACCCCCACATTCCGCCGTGGTAGACGGCGATTCCTGGAAGCTCATCAAACATCAGATGCTGCAGTTCACCGATGATCCGCTCCTGCTCCGCCTCCTCCACTGCGGATCGATACGCCACGAGGAGGTCATCGGCCTCCTGGGACTGGTACCGAATCCGGTTGTTCTGCGTGGTCTCCCCGTTTGGGGCATAGAACTCGCTGGAAAGCAGGGAGTTGTAGGAGGCGTAGGGATCACCGCCGCCGAGCCCGCCACCGAAGGCCATCTCGTAGTCGCCGCTGCTCAGGTTGGCCTCGTAGGCAGCCGCCTGCGGGGAGTTGATGTCCACCTCGATGCCGATCTCGGCCAGCTGGCGCTGGATCTCCTGCACGGCACGGAGCCAGTCGGTGTATCCATTCGGTGTGGTGATCGCGAATGTGAACGGCTGACCGTCCGGGGTGCGCATCGTGCTGCCGTCGTGGGTGAATCCAGCCTGTTCGAATGCGGCGATCGCGGCATCGGCATCCTGGGCGATGATGCCGCTGTCCGGGATGTCCTCAGCGAGGAGTTCTTCGTGGTTGGGCAGCAGCAGGCCGGTCTGGCTGGCTGCGTCCATGTATCCCTCGGACGCCACCTCGGCGATCCTGCCCTTGTCCAGGGCCAGCGCGATACCCCGGCGCACGTGCACGTCGTCGAATGGCTGCACGTCATGGTTGGGCAGCAGTCCGAGAACGCCGCCGGGAGGGAACCAGTACGTGTTGTTCTCATCGGCGCCGACCCAGGTGTTCTCCACATCGCTCATGAAGGAGTAGCCCCAGTCGAAGTTCCCGTTGACGATGTCGAGCTGTTCGGTTGCGGAGGGGAGCACGATCTGGTCGATCGCCACTTCGCCCCAATAATCGGGGTTGCGGTCCATCGTGTACTGCTGCGGAGTGAAGTTCCCTAGGGTGAAGGGACCGGTGCCGACGGGTTCGGTGTTGGCCCAGGTGTCCGGCGCGTCCTGCTCGGCCCAGATGTGCTCGGGCACGATCAAGGTCTGCCCGATGACGGGCAGGGCAGGAGTGTCGTCGCCCTGCAGGTGGAATGTGATCATGGTGTCGGTGGTTTCCACGGACTCGATGCGGTTCCATGCCCCGCGGGTGTCGAGTGCCGGGTACTCCTGGATCAACTCGAACGTGAAGGCGATGTCCTCGGTGGTGAGCGGTTCGCCGTCGGTCCAGGTGACACCTTCGCGCAGGGTCATCTCAATGGTGGCCGGGTCCGGTTGCTCCCAGGATTCGGCGAGCCACGGCACCTGTTCGGCGTCCAGCGGGTTCACCATGATCAGCGGTTCGTAGATGTAGCTGGTGGCGCTGCGCTTGTTCTGCAGGTACGGGTTGAAGTTCTCCTCGAATGTGGGTGAGCCCTTATCCGCGGCGAGCATGAGCGTGGCATCGCCCTCGCCTCCGCCACCCGATCCGCCTGGACCATCGCCGCTGCATCCGGCGAGAACGAGGGCGACCGCAACAGCGCATGCGGCCAAGCCGGTCGGGCGCCGCCGGTCCGTGCGAGCGCCGAGTCGTTGTGTCCGAGTACGCGATGTGCGCGCCCACTGCCATGTAGCCACTGGCCCATCCTCACGTCGTTGTCGCCATTGTCGCGCCGCGTCTCTGCGTGGCGATCGGCGTCCACCTCATCGTGCCGTTCGTCTCGCACCGTTGCGCTCTCAGCAATGTATGCGCATACATTGCTGAGCGCAAGAGGTGATCTCGATCGGTGCGGTGGTTCCCGGTAGCACGAGGTAGGCATGACGCTCGATCACAGCAGATGCGTGGTATCGGTGCCCATGTGAGCCTGGAGGCACGAACGAGAGGAAGGCGGAGGAGATGCCCACGAGCGATCCCGGACCCAGCGTCAAGGACGATGAGCTGTACGAGAAGTTGCGGGGGGAGGGGAACTCCAAGGAGAAGTCGGCACGTATCGCGAATGCAGCGGCGGCCTCCTCGCGCAGTGACATCGGCCGCAAGGGTGGCCACTCTGATGCGTACGAGGACTGGACCGTCGATGAACTCCACGACCGTGCCGCGGAGGTTGGAATCGAGGGCCGGTCCACCATGAAGAAGGATGAGTTGATCGAGGCGTTGCGGCA
Protein-coding sequences here:
- a CDS encoding sulfatase family protein; this encodes MPNRRPNILMILTDDHASHAVGAYGSVVNTTPQIDRIAAAGWVMEHAYCTNSICTPSRASILTGTYSHVNGVTTLATPIDNRLPTFVSQLRDAGYRTAIFGKWHLGEGEGHNPRGFDEWEVLSGSGGQGEYVDPLFLSPDGERRREGYATDVITDLALEWLDRQHEEDPDAPWCLLVHHKAPHRPWEPDEKHAGMYSDPIPVPATFTDDYDTRGLAAHRAAMRIADHLTREDLKQDPPQGLTYAEAALWKYQRYMEDYLACVASVDDNVGRLIDHLTDRGLFEDTLLTYASDQGFFLGDHGWFDKRFMYEDSIRMPMLVSYPAALPAGRRSERFITNVDLARTFLEAAGVEPHPGMQGESFFTDLREELPPPQDQAFYYRYWENDDGAHSALAHYGIRTQRYKLIYFYNDGLGLPGTRQNVFAPEWELYDLERDPDELHNRALDPKYAEVLSELKERLAFEQAKVGDEPYVLAHDGEGSPWPRRRPPESVR
- a CDS encoding ABC transporter ATP-binding protein; this encodes MSTTAGTHPSPQGHTDPIVQVENLSVVYEPVGAPVTEAVKDVSFTIDRGEFVGLVGESGSGKSTLGFALTKLAKPPARISAGRIVVDGRDIAPLSAEELRAQRQGGFAMVLQSGMNALNPVRTIRHHFADIFAAHGHVPAGQGGARAMDLVQKVELDPSVLDRYPGELSGGMRQRVTIALALSLEPQVMVFDEPTTALDVLVQHAVMETIRELQRREGFTAMLISHDLGTVLESTSRVLVMHEGEIVENGPSAQILHRAEHPYTQMLLSHYADPRAEVVTLPGLENEAGLENEAALANEGPDGEGSSPRETAGGEGPADPSSAGGPGAASTRSGRTNSRLTSPGRAGSGRTMTTADTTLSVHGVSKTYPPPRRGAATVHAVDDVSFTLEPGAALALVGQSGSGKSTIAKMITGVERPTAGSIGFGDIDVGRLRRRGLRRFHRDVQMVFQDPYAALNPLHTVEYTLTRPVVNLTDRDRREARRRVLELLDTVGLNPVEEFAAKLPHQLSGGQRQRVVIARALACDPQVIVADEPVSMLDVSLRAGVLSLVRDLRTEWGVSLLYITHDLLSARMVTDEILVLNGGRIVERGPTAQVMRSPQDPYTERLLDAIPNPARVHPAA
- a CDS encoding ABC transporter permease → MSQNTSSSALAPTAVEPDQDGPGTFAGLSRAMRTIWGNRKARAGLILLGVFLLMAALAPLVAPYSPTDNTFERNLDPTSAHWLGTTAAGEDVLSQIIYGARISVLVGFGAGGIATAIAVLVGLSWGYVTGWLGEVINFVVNLFLVIPGLPLMIVIATYLSNGGISIIIVVIAITGWAWGARVLRSQTSSLRSRDFVTAARFSGERPGRIIFREILPNMTSIIAGGFFGSATAAILAEAGLEFLGLGDSTVVSWGTMLFWAQNSNALLTGQWALLVAPGLCISLFATSLTLINFGIDGISNPRLREGSTGR
- a CDS encoding glycoside hydrolase family 1 protein, whose amino-acid sequence is MLHFPDGFLWGAATAGHQVEGNNINANWWKHEHADGTQIVEPSGDAADSYHRYGDDIRMAADLGLNAYRFSIEWSRIEPERGHVSRAALAHYRRMIDTCLENAVEPVVTLMHFTVPRWFEQDGFWRAEDAPELFARYTETVLGILDDVRYVCTINEPNIAAMLAGGEDARNLVAHGLPNPDLHVADQLLASHHRSREILASAAHLRSGWTVATQAFHALEEEGSAEKLQEYGYPRDFWYLEQSAGDDFVGVQAYTRTFIGPDGPVPVREDVETTLTGWEFFPPATELGIRSAWELADEIPILVTENGIATADDDRRVAYTEGALAGVHACIEDGIDVRGYLHWSLLDNYEWASGFRPTFGLVEWDRETFERTPKPSARWFGQVARANAL
- a CDS encoding DUF7218 family protein; this encodes MPTSDPGPSVKDDELYEKLRGEGNSKEKSARIANAAAASSRSDIGRKGGHSDAYEDWTVDELHDRAAEVGIEGRSTMKKDELIEALRQS
- a CDS encoding multidrug effflux MFS transporter; the encoded protein is MTSPAPTRERLGFGFVLLLAALVAIGPLTIDLYLAAFPEIVTDLETSQAKVQLTMTATLAGLAVGQLVIGSLSDSYGRRRPLLISLAVYVLTSLAIIGVQNVEILTALRVVQGLTGGAGMVLALAVVRDRFGGMGIGTVISRLMLVVGVAPILAPTLGAQILLFGNWRMMFAVLAGFGVLLLIVAGVFLKESLPRELRRSTGVKAALGSYRSLATDWSYIGAVLMGAFFMGAMFTYVSSSTFVFQEGFGLTASEFGYIFGAGALAVTAGSQINGALVRRIRPERIVTVAIATGWVLALALFVVALSVGEGEGFWPLLALLVPTLGTVGFVLPSVPAIVLEHNGHRAGSAAALNGAMGFVMGALISPVSGLFGGTAAAMAGVMFAVITISAVLLIAVRRQWRRTEQGLDLTRTAQPADRPTPSVAAAEPAATPQPSTDAARR
- a CDS encoding ABC transporter permease, with product MRYALRRFGLFALTLWAAVTLNFALPRMMPGDPADAAVARLAQNGPVDEATRAAVEAQLGIPDGNLIEQYLTYLGQVVRLDFGVSYTFYPQPVAELVGDALPYTLILVGAVTVLAFCLGTLLGVLAAWRRGSWLDALPTVSGSFINTFPYFWTALLLLFFLGYGLHWFPTSGAFSPTAWPEWSLTFIGDALYHAILPAVTMLVTSLGGWIIGMRNAMINTLGEDYVTFAEANGLRGRTVALRYAARNAILPNLTGFGLALGGVVGGSILVEQVFQYPGIGYLLFNSVIGQDYPLMQALFLMITVSVLVANLIVDLLYGVLDPRTRR
- a CDS encoding ABC transporter substrate-binding protein; the encoded protein is MATWQWARTSRTRTQRLGARTDRRRPTGLAACAVAVALVLAGCSGDGPGGSGGGGEGDATLMLAADKGSPTFEENFNPYLQNKRSATSYIYEPLIMVNPLDAEQVPWLAESWEQPDPATIEMTLREGVTWTDGEPLTTEDIAFTFELIQEYPALDTRGAWNRIESVETTDTMITFHLQGDDTPALPVIGQTLIVPEHIWAEQDAPDTWANTEPVGTGPFTLGNFTPQQYTMDRNPDYWGEVAIDQIVLPSATEQLDIVNGNFDWGYSFMSDVENTWVGADENNTYWFPPGGVLGLLPNHDVQPFDDVHVRRGIALALDKGRIAEVASEGYMDAASQTGLLLPNHEELLAEDIPDSGIIAQDADAAIAAFEQAGFTHDGSTMRTPDGQPFTFAITTPNGYTDWLRAVQEIQRQLAEIGIEVDINSPQAAAYEANLSSGDYEMAFGGGLGGGDPYASYNSLLSSEFYAPNGETTQNNRIRYQSQEADDLLVAYRSAVEEAEQERIIGELQHLMFDELPGIAVYHGGMWGLFNDGRFTGWPSAEDPYASPQTWDSAPLLILTRLEPVQ